A window of Amphiura filiformis unplaced genomic scaffold, Afil_fr2py scaffold_63, whole genome shotgun sequence genomic DNA:
cagttacagtcaaaaatgaggggaaaccaatatttgatcaataaatcaataactaggctacttgccttgagttgctgaattttcagtgcagtagtccttgccctatattaaatatacatattttacttgtcacctatgcgctataatttgtgagaaaaatgcaaaaataggcacaaaattggccagggtgcagTATCCCCTTAATGCTATGTGATGTGCAAAATGTGGATGGTGTGTGTAAATTTAAACTATGGATTCACCGCCCGATTACAATTTATGCTTCCCTAAGAATATAATGGTGCATCTTTTATTGCCAAAGTATTGTGTAGAGGTTATGTAATACTCATAATACTATTTCTAATCACAAGTTGACATTATATCGAGTAGTTCATGCTGGGCTAGTTTTGGTATGTATAGCAGTCAAATTTGTTGCAGAGTAGACGTGTTTGCTGATAATTGCATGCAATATGGTTCATATGTCTGTTCAACATGATTATGGCTAGGCGATGTATATTGAATTGATCTCTTCTGTTGTATAAATTAATTTCACCACAGCTAAGGGTATTATTTAATATCtactatgtaggcctactgttgcaATAACATGTATTATGGTTGATCACAGGTTTGTATTAAATTCACAATTATATTGCTTTAATTTTAACTAACAGGCAGCAGCAGATGGTGTATTGGCTTGGTGTTTGCGGGGGGCTTTTAGGCGATGTCCAGGAAACAACCCTTTACAACCTTTTCAAGATGACTGACAGTTTGATTCAACCAAGCTTTGAAGAACAGTATATCCCTGCCCTTTGTGATCAAACAAGTACAGCTCTCTCTCTACTGGAAAGGGATTTCCCTGTTTACGTACAGGTAAGTTTATACATTCAAGTAGGCCTGTAGCAAAGCATATTTGACATCATAAATCAAAACAGTGTGGAAATAAAACTTTAAAAGAGGGGCCCCATTGGAAATAACATATTCAGCTGactttatgtaaataattaagtaagcaaataaatatataacTAATTCAACTTTGACATtcagtattttgaaaataaaaatcaagCTAACTTTGTAATAAGTGTGTGCTTATCCATTTCCCCCAATGTCAGTTAGACCTACATGTATGCTCATGACACTTCAATGGTAGTCATCTCTTGTTTTTCTATTGCAGAATATAACCACTCACATAATTCATCACATTCCAAGAGACATCCCAGAATTTGGTCCTCTCCACGGAAGATGGACTTTCCCATATGAGAGAGTCCAGTGCTGGTTATCCAGGCAAGTCACAAATAAACAGCACCAGGAGGCAACAATAATGGAGACATATGCAGTAAGTTATCTTTATTCAGTTGAAATGGGCTGAAATGTATtagttttctttatttagttaAAATCTTTGATCCACCTTTATCATGTCAATTTTAACATGATTTCTGCAGTGAACTGTTATTATGATGTCTAATAAGAGGGGACAATGCAATGAATTCAATAGATACataatcaaaattgattttcacaCTATTCATACTTAAGGTACTTACATGACTCAATTATCCTGACCATAAAAAGATCAGCCTCTCATGTCAAGTGTTTAGACCAGTAGTAAATAGATATTATTGATCATTACAACTGACAGGTGAATGTATAGCATGTTAAAACAACATTGCTTCAGAATCAAGtactatattttgttttttattttctccCCTCCAGATATATGATTGGTGTGTCTTCTTGATGCTTAGTGGCAAAGTTACTGCATTAAAGGAAATATGTCGAGATGATTTAAAGAACAGACAAGGAATTTCTAACCTAATAGTACATATGCTGGAGCAAAATAATTTGAATGCTACAACTAAAACTGAGAGAGTTAACAGCAGGCGACAACATCTTCTGAGTCAACAATATATTCAACAAATGGTGAAATTTTATCAGATATTTTCACATGATTATGAAATCAGTATCTCGGATATTGACCCAATCGCTGTGAAAATGCAACGATTTACCAAGACAACTGATGACCACAAACACATTTTATACAGGACTAAGGATGCTGAAATGACAACAGAACGCGTTGCATCGTatgttcgggtttctgtagatAATGGACTACAAGCAGAGTCAAGATTTGGGAGGATACAAAACTTGTTTGATCATAAATTTGGAGAGGAAACATTCACTTGGGCTGTCATTAAAATATACTTGGACACAAAACTAGAAAAGGGAACATTTTTCAACACCTCAATGTCTCATACGGATTCAGATCATTTGTACCCTGTATCGCTACTTTCACCGCCATTGATTGTTGCCGAGGAGAACAGTCGTCTGTGGTTTTTAAATGCCAAATCACAATCAAATTATTGGGATGCAAAGATGAATACACAGTTACAATATGGATTATAGCAATGTTAGAAATAAGACAACATTTCTAAGTGCCATTTGAGCACTTGTGAAAACTAAGTGGAGATGCAATATGTGATAtacaccattttcaaactttttgagatTAAGATAACCAACATTTATCATATAATTTTAGCTTTCAATTGACACTCTACTTTCCAAATTCCAAAAGTAaacttttaaaaaataattatcagaAGTAGCAAATATTTTATACTATATTCTATTATCTCAAATTGGGAAAAATTGACATATATAATATTTTGCATCTAAATTCTTCAAAATTTATGGGCCCTCTTCAATATTTTTATTAGCATATCatattgttcattttttttctctttaaaatgcACATTCACAGATGAAAagaatctttgttttgtttgttttttcaaatagtCATTGGCACTCCGGTCCACACAAACGTGTTTTTCCCATAGATAACGACTGTGTCATCGTATTAAGATATTAGTACTGCGTGTCCGCTCAATGTTGTCGTCATACTATGTCATCATACTACAATCATGTCATCATTCACGAATGATCaaaatttccatcattgggccAGTTTTTAGCATGATTGTGTCGTAATTGAAAATTACCTCTGTGTACGCATTTTGTTGGTGTATATACGTTTACTCAATGGTCTTCATAATTGCTGTAGAGTGAATTTATTACAACACAATGACGAGGTGCTGACCGTGTGGACGCTCGCATCATTCATGTGTCATAATCATGTTATAATCGGGTAATTAATATGACACAGTGACGAAAATAGTGTGGACTGGGTCTTAATAAATCCCCGGAATAAATCATCCCTTCACATAAGGGGTATCTCAATGAATGATTATGTTCAGTTGAATGAGATTACCTCTCTTGAAGGGATTAAACTAGATCAAGTGCCCATGTCAAACTTGGTATCTTTTGTATTATCTCATCTAAGGTGTTCTGGTGAGTCACTATGAAGTGATTATGTATGTAGTTAAGtacaatatatttgattaacaAACAACATAcagtaaattttgaaaaaaaggattgcatttgaaatgaaagaaagaactTTTGGTGTTTATCATGTGTTTGTAGCtaaaaaaattctaaatttaaatgaatgaaaattcACTTCAGATATTCAAGATAAGTTTATTCTTGTGTTTTGAACTGCCTTAATTGCTGAACTCAGTTTTTTTCTTATAATCTTAACAATATTTCCAAGCTGAAATGGAAGAgaaaaaaaatgatatcaaaacatgGTTTATTGCTGTGTAAAATGTTACTGTTAAGGCCTTAGAAAAGCATTTTTAGGTGCAAACAGGACCTCATGCATCAACCCTGTCTGAACAGAATGagccacagatattggaacacaatatctgtggctgaacaaactttaacattGAGGATACATTACAATGTAGGGTTCAGTTGAAATGTGTATTGTCATTTTATATTTGCTGAGAAAATTAATAAATTCATTTTAATGTTGATACTGTTTTACTATGTAATGTATATTGCTTTATCTAATTTTACACTATTCCAATTTACCaaagtatacacaaaatatatgttGACTATAATATTGTGCCCATATAATAATATCAGTAACTCTCTGATCATTATGGAAATTATGGAAATGTGAGAATAACTTGAGTTTTGAAAAGCAAATTCTTGAACTTAGTGATTTGCCCAATCAGCCTCTCTTTTTCCATATCTAAAAGTATgtgttggggtgggggtgggtgtggggaGGTCTTTCAtcacaaatattaaaacaaaataaaaatactgaaaagggaaaaaagaaagaaagtgcaaaaatattaaaaattatgcCCTATGCCAGGTCCAATTTTGGGCTGTTTGGATCAGACATACAGGCAAATCACAATTTCAGAAATACTTCAGTTTCTAACAGCATAAACTGTTAAGATAGCACGTCTACTAACATCCaatcatgaaataaaatatgcataatgttgtgattttaGTATTTTAACATTAAATGTTGTAATTTCTCCATTCTCATGTTCACCAACCATGACCATTTCCAATCAATAAGCATGCCAGAGAGGCCAGAAATTTATGACCAGCTTAAGTCAACAATGTAATAATAGTGATAAGTGGGTGCCACTTATCTTCTAGACAGAAAGTCTGGGTGAGCTAAATCTCACTGGATTTACCTCGCCTTTCCTCGCCCTTTCTCGCCTTTCCTCGCCATTCCTCGCCTTTCCTCGCCATACTTGCCCAGGATCTGAGCAAGACTTAATTTAATTATCTCAACCTCGCCATTCCTCGCCCTTTTTTATAGGCTACCTCGCCTTTCCTCGCCCTTTATCGCCACACCTCGCCTTTTATCGCCAAAAATGGGTACTTTCTCGACTTTGTGGGTTTCTAGTGTAAATGACATGATCAATAGGTCTATACTGTAAAGCTAAGATTAACAAAATAGAATTTTTACTGAAAAATACACACATACATCGGTACTCATTTTATAATCCCTTTCCAAATAGCTACAAATTTCTTTTGTCGTGGACAAGATACCTACCCTGTCAGAAGTCCAATCATGTCTCCACATGAAAGATTGGCATGATGCCTGTAATGAAGTGTGACCTTCTAGCTGCAGATAAACTAGAAGGGTCAGGAATCCTTGGTGGTATGCTCTAGAGGGCTGCTGTGGCGAAGATGGCCAAAATCCCATTTTGACAAGTGGCACTGGGAGGGATTGGCATTTGCATTACCACTGTGCATTGGAAAACTTGCCCTGAGGAATGAGGAAAAACAAGTTTGTATGACAAGTAATTTTTGTTGCCTTTCTGCAAATCAACTTTCCTTAGGTATGATACAAACTATAATAAGTTAAATGAGTTGGTGCACAAGTCATAAAACACAAATCTTAAATATGGGGTATGTCATGTCCGAATAATATTAAATACATTCGAGGTAGTAGGTTAGCAGCATGTCAGTAAGTATCTTAGTTCAGCAAAGTACATTACATAAGTGTTAAAATCTAGGTTTCTAGAAAAAATGAAGTTAGGCTTGTACGTGTATGGCTTTTAAGTACAGAAAGccaaaaaataaggtaccagttgtgttcacccctgtatacacCCCTGTGAACAtaacttaattttttggcttactgtagatacATGTGCTATATTCAGGTCAAAGTACAAGTGGATGCATTGCCTGCCTACATGTAATAATATGTAATGCTTACCACTTTCATCAATAACCTCCATTTCTGTGTTCATCTTGTGACTCTGGCACTTATGTGGCGATTGCTCAACTCTCCTTATGTATTGGTATGGCTCAAACATATCCTATATT
This region includes:
- the LOC140144550 gene encoding uncharacterized protein, which codes for MVYWLGVCGGLLGDVQETTLYNLFKMTDSLIQPSFEEQYIPALCDQTSTALSLLERDFPVYVQNITTHIIHHIPRDIPEFGPLHGRWTFPYERVQCWLSRQVTNKQHQEATIMETYAIYDWCVFLMLSGKVTALKEICRDDLKNRQGISNLIVHMLEQNNLNATTKTERVNSRRQHLLSQQYIQQMVKFYQIFSHDYEISISDIDPIAVKMQRFTKTTDDHKHILYRTKDAEMTTERVASYVRVSVDNGLQAESRFGRIQNLFDHKFGEETFTWAVIKIYLDTKLEKGTFFNTSMSHTDSDHLYPVSLLSPPLIVAEENSRLWFLNAKSQSNYWDAKMNTQLQYGL